The proteins below come from a single Streptomyces tubercidicus genomic window:
- a CDS encoding MFS transporter produces MQDTAIPHRVEPAAVETKVRPGLARRQVYAVAGCYFVASFAALGLPPYLTEILPELGDGAARWAGLLYIVPTIFGAIGAPLWGRLADRFGRKRLLLRAQLGLAAAFVLAGWADSLATFTAALVIQGVLGGTFAASNGYLGAALEGHALSRALTLMQGSARAALVCAPIVVGALTPWLSPHRQYALLAVLPLAAAVMLAALPEPPRAGPAAPQAATAEVDADGTSAVETAAAEAAADGTPRRAPDSSLRALYALEFAFVFSTVISFPYLISLIKERLPGTGPMVSGVLFALPHLCYLVAAIAVHSLFRTRPRLGIAIGFGCIALGLAGHGVADSLTAFVAVRLVLGAGLTLGLVCMSVLAADCAKGRAPGGLFGSIEFFSKAGAVAAGVAAAAGNDWFGPTAPVLTGTAIALITVLATAAPRLSRTLRTRRSPRCPR; encoded by the coding sequence ATGCAAGACACCGCCATACCCCACCGGGTCGAACCGGCCGCCGTCGAGACCAAGGTCCGCCCCGGCCTGGCCCGCCGCCAGGTCTACGCGGTGGCCGGCTGCTACTTCGTGGCGTCGTTCGCCGCGCTGGGCCTGCCGCCCTACCTCACCGAGATCCTGCCCGAACTGGGCGACGGCGCCGCCCGCTGGGCCGGTCTGCTGTACATCGTGCCCACCATCTTCGGCGCCATCGGTGCGCCGCTGTGGGGGCGGCTGGCCGACCGCTTCGGCCGTAAACGGCTGCTGCTGCGGGCTCAGTTGGGTCTCGCCGCGGCGTTCGTGCTGGCGGGCTGGGCCGATTCGCTCGCCACCTTCACCGCGGCGTTGGTGATCCAGGGTGTGCTGGGCGGCACCTTCGCCGCCTCGAACGGCTATCTGGGGGCGGCGCTGGAGGGCCATGCGCTGTCCCGTGCGCTGACGCTGATGCAGGGCAGCGCACGGGCGGCACTGGTGTGCGCGCCGATCGTCGTCGGCGCGCTGACGCCCTGGCTCTCGCCGCACCGCCAGTACGCCCTGCTGGCCGTGCTGCCGCTGGCCGCCGCCGTGATGCTGGCGGCGCTCCCGGAGCCCCCGCGGGCCGGGCCCGCCGCACCGCAGGCCGCCACCGCGGAGGTCGACGCGGACGGGACATCGGCGGTCGAGACGGCCGCCGCCGAGGCCGCGGCGGACGGGACGCCCCGGCGTGCCCCGGACTCCTCGCTGCGGGCCCTGTACGCCCTGGAGTTCGCCTTCGTCTTCTCCACCGTCATCTCCTTCCCGTACCTGATCTCCCTCATCAAGGAGCGGCTGCCGGGCACCGGGCCGATGGTCTCCGGTGTGCTGTTCGCGCTGCCGCACCTGTGCTACCTGGTCGCGGCGATCGCGGTGCACTCCCTGTTCCGCACCCGCCCCCGGCTCGGCATCGCGATCGGCTTCGGCTGTATCGCGCTCGGCCTGGCCGGGCACGGCGTCGCCGACTCGCTCACCGCCTTCGTCGCGGTACGGCTGGTGCTCGGCGCCGGCCTCACCCTGGGCCTGGTCTGTATGTCGGTGCTGGCCGCCGACTGCGCCAAGGGCCGTGCCCCGGGCGGGCTGTTCGGCTCGATCGAATTCTTCTCCAAGGCCGGTGCCGTCGCCGCCGGTGTGGCCGCCGCGGCCGGAAACGACTGGTTCGGTCCCACCGCGCCCGTCCTGACCGGCACCGCGATAGCGCTGATCACCGTGCTCGCGACCGCCGCCCCCCGCCTCTCCCGTACTCTCCGCACCCGCAGGAGCCCCCGATGCCCTCGCTGA
- a CDS encoding IucA/IucC family protein — MTTALDTTAGPAAQEAEESELLLRVLSALLREDVVGLRTRGTLLERPDGPWLRLPAGPDAGALLLPLGPDGYQSTHAARLPLLVREADGARLTSADEILTALREHADPADHTGFDAFAEECRQTLATMRLHARTREEAEQKLTERHGASAADWLGLHGGLAYDTLAARLDHPVYPTARGRSDLDEDRLRAYAPEFRPDFALRWLAVPRSALTVAGGEAALPGCWPTPDRLGLPDLDGSHLALPVHPLTLGAPLDEALRETGLAGTAVLSDRELLGAVPTLSMRTVAVDADPRLHLKLPLATATLGLRNRRTIKPRTLIDGAEGQRLLERVIAREPRFAESVLQADETVYAHAGHELLAVLCRRYPAGLEGSAVVPLAALLGRAPGGRLVIDQLADRFYGGDPLALLDALLALLFDWQTTLFGYGIGLESHQQNISLVLDRAADGTRLRLLFKDNDAPRIHTGRLRETLGTDAPDPSVFADPRIFAEDDRPVLDLFTTITLHLCAGSYAFGLARHGRAPLERLLGLVRDRLAEAVARLGGAPGEPGAALRAHVLDAPELPVKAMVSAGTLLSKERSGAADINKHYTTGPNYLLPLGTS, encoded by the coding sequence GTGACCACCGCCCTCGACACCACCGCCGGCCCGGCCGCTCAGGAGGCCGAGGAGTCCGAGCTGCTGCTGCGGGTGCTGAGCGCGCTGCTGCGGGAGGACGTCGTCGGACTGCGCACCCGCGGCACGCTGCTGGAGCGTCCGGACGGCCCCTGGCTGCGGCTGCCCGCGGGCCCGGACGCCGGCGCCCTGCTGCTGCCGCTGGGCCCGGACGGCTACCAGAGCACCCACGCGGCGCGGCTGCCGCTGCTCGTCCGGGAGGCCGACGGCGCCCGGCTGACCTCGGCCGATGAGATCCTCACCGCCCTGCGGGAGCACGCCGACCCGGCCGACCACACCGGTTTCGACGCCTTCGCCGAGGAGTGCCGGCAGACGCTGGCGACGATGCGGCTGCACGCCCGTACCCGGGAGGAGGCCGAGCAGAAACTGACGGAGCGCCATGGCGCTTCGGCCGCTGACTGGCTGGGCCTGCACGGGGGTCTGGCGTACGACACGCTGGCCGCGCGCCTGGACCACCCCGTGTACCCGACCGCGCGGGGCCGCTCCGACCTGGACGAGGACCGGCTGCGGGCGTACGCACCGGAGTTCCGCCCGGACTTCGCGCTGCGCTGGCTGGCCGTACCGCGCTCCGCGCTCACCGTGGCGGGCGGCGAGGCGGCGCTGCCCGGCTGCTGGCCGACGCCGGACCGGCTGGGTCTGCCGGACCTGGACGGCAGCCATCTCGCGCTGCCCGTCCACCCGTTGACGCTCGGCGCACCGCTGGACGAGGCGCTGCGCGAGACCGGACTGGCGGGCACGGCGGTGCTGTCCGATCGGGAGCTGCTCGGCGCGGTGCCGACGCTGTCGATGCGGACGGTGGCGGTGGACGCCGACCCCCGGCTGCATCTGAAGCTGCCGTTGGCCACCGCGACGCTGGGACTGCGCAACCGGCGCACCATCAAGCCCCGTACGCTGATCGACGGCGCCGAGGGCCAGCGGCTGCTGGAGCGGGTGATCGCCCGCGAGCCGCGGTTCGCGGAGTCGGTGCTGCAGGCCGACGAGACGGTGTACGCGCACGCCGGGCACGAGCTGCTGGCCGTACTGTGCCGGCGCTATCCGGCCGGGCTGGAGGGCAGCGCCGTGGTGCCGCTGGCCGCGCTGCTGGGCCGGGCGCCCGGCGGACGGCTGGTGATCGACCAGCTCGCCGACCGCTTCTACGGCGGCGACCCACTGGCCCTGCTGGACGCCCTGCTGGCGCTGCTCTTCGACTGGCAGACCACGCTGTTCGGTTACGGCATCGGCCTGGAGTCGCATCAGCAGAACATCTCGCTGGTGCTGGACCGGGCCGCGGACGGCACCCGGCTGCGGCTGCTGTTCAAGGACAACGACGCGCCGCGGATCCACACCGGCCGGCTGCGGGAGACGCTGGGGACGGACGCCCCGGACCCCTCGGTCTTCGCCGACCCGCGGATCTTCGCCGAGGACGACCGGCCGGTGCTGGACCTGTTCACCACCATCACGCTCCATCTGTGCGCGGGCTCCTACGCGTTCGGGCTGGCCCGGCACGGGCGCGCCCCGCTGGAGCGGCTGCTGGGCCTGGTCCGCGACCGGCTCGCCGAGGCCGTCGCCCGGCTGGGCGGCGCGCCGGGCGAGCCGGGCGCCGCGCTGCGTGCGCATGTCCTGGACGCGCCGGAGCTGCCGGTCAAGGCCATGGTCAGCGCCGGCACCCTGCTGTCGAAGGAGCGTTCCGGCGCGGCCGACATCAACAAGCACTACACCACCGGCCCCAACTATCTGCTGCCGCTGGGGACTTCCTGA
- a CDS encoding IucA/IucC family protein: MPSLTNSPGTTAAGAAPAGLPTADQAVAHTLLNCLLREVSGPEHQTAVDDGRLLIRLPRRGVLLRVALRRTSLLGAHRFTGPVSEQTADGWAEVGWRRLAEYVHAELSLRTGVDNEEFLAQIASSHQAVSAALEARTEHPAAGEYGTEDWQTAYVTSEQALILGHRFHPTPKARTGDPTAWQSYAPETGAVFPLLLLAVREELIAEEAVDERATAPLDALHTEVPDGYRLLPVHPWQYELLRDHAGLREALDRDDIRVLGTGGTPFAATASVRTLYDGEAFLKFSLNVRITNCLRKNASYELSGAVALTRLLAPALTDLATRFPGSAVLREPAYRSLALPGADGRPDTELLEGFGVIVREGLSQQLLPGTTPLLAAAVADEYPTSPAHVSRLLEGTGPQAALDWWAAYLNLLLPPVLAAYFDHGLVLEPHLQNVLVCVDGDGMPAQVLFRDLEGTKLVPEHHAELLASLPEQVAAPMTYDAQRGWDRVVYCLLVNHVAEMLAALADLHPDTEAELWALVRRTLQTHADRYGCPPRLAALLAGVPLPAKANLLTRWARKADREAGYVLLPSPLAEDVLSGAVRADDTTPWSTR; this comes from the coding sequence ATGCCCTCGCTGACCAACTCCCCCGGCACCACCGCGGCGGGCGCCGCCCCCGCCGGTCTGCCCACCGCCGACCAGGCCGTGGCGCACACCCTGCTCAACTGCCTGCTGCGCGAGGTGTCCGGACCCGAGCACCAGACCGCCGTCGACGACGGGCGGCTGCTGATCCGGCTGCCGCGCCGCGGGGTGCTGCTGCGGGTCGCACTGCGCCGTACCTCGCTGCTGGGTGCGCACCGGTTCACCGGCCCGGTGTCCGAACAGACCGCCGACGGCTGGGCCGAGGTCGGCTGGCGCCGGCTGGCCGAGTATGTGCACGCCGAACTGTCGCTGCGGACCGGGGTGGACAACGAAGAGTTCCTGGCCCAGATCGCCTCCAGCCACCAGGCCGTCTCCGCGGCTCTGGAGGCCCGTACGGAGCACCCGGCCGCCGGGGAGTACGGCACGGAGGACTGGCAGACCGCCTATGTCACCTCCGAGCAGGCGCTGATCCTGGGCCACCGCTTCCACCCGACCCCCAAGGCCCGCACCGGCGATCCCACCGCCTGGCAGTCGTACGCGCCCGAGACCGGCGCCGTCTTCCCGCTGCTGCTGCTCGCCGTGCGCGAGGAACTGATCGCCGAGGAAGCGGTCGACGAGCGCGCCACCGCCCCGCTGGACGCGCTGCACACCGAGGTCCCGGACGGCTACCGGCTGCTGCCGGTCCACCCCTGGCAGTACGAGCTGCTGCGCGACCACGCCGGTCTGCGGGAGGCGCTGGACCGCGACGACATCCGCGTCCTGGGCACCGGCGGGACGCCGTTCGCCGCCACCGCCTCGGTGCGCACGCTCTACGACGGCGAGGCGTTCCTCAAGTTCAGCCTGAACGTCCGGATCACCAACTGCCTCCGGAAGAACGCCAGTTACGAGCTGTCCGGGGCGGTGGCCCTCACCCGGCTGCTGGCACCGGCGCTCACCGACCTCGCCACCCGGTTCCCCGGCAGCGCGGTGCTGCGCGAGCCCGCCTACCGCAGCCTGGCGCTGCCCGGCGCCGACGGCCGCCCGGACACCGAGCTGCTCGAAGGGTTCGGCGTCATCGTCCGCGAGGGCCTCTCCCAGCAGCTGCTGCCCGGCACCACCCCGCTGCTGGCGGCCGCCGTCGCCGACGAGTACCCGACCAGCCCGGCCCATGTCTCCCGGCTCCTGGAGGGCACCGGCCCGCAGGCCGCACTGGACTGGTGGGCCGCCTACCTCAATCTGCTCCTCCCGCCGGTGCTCGCCGCCTACTTCGACCACGGCCTGGTGCTGGAGCCGCATCTGCAGAACGTGCTGGTCTGTGTCGACGGCGACGGGATGCCCGCCCAGGTCCTCTTCCGTGACCTGGAGGGCACCAAGCTGGTCCCCGAGCACCACGCCGAGCTGCTGGCGTCGCTGCCCGAGCAGGTCGCGGCGCCGATGACCTACGACGCCCAGCGCGGCTGGGACCGGGTCGTGTACTGCCTGCTGGTCAACCACGTCGCCGAGATGCTCGCCGCGCTCGCCGATCTGCACCCGGACACCGAGGCGGAGCTGTGGGCGCTGGTGCGCCGCACCCTGCAGACCCACGCGGACCGCTACGGCTGCCCGCCGCGGCTGGCCGCCCTGCTGGCCGGTGTCCCGCTGCCCGCCAAGGCCAATCTGCTGACCCGCTGGGCGCGCAAGGCCGACCGCGAGGCCGGCTATGTCCTGCTGCCCTCGCCGCTGGCCGAAGACGTTCTGTCCGGTGCCGTACGCGCCGACGACACCACCCCCTGGAGCACCCGATGA
- a CDS encoding NAD(P)/FAD-dependent oxidoreductase, which translates to MDRNTAFLIAGAGLAGAKAAETLRAEGFDGPLVLLGDEHERPYERPPLSKGYLLGTSEKEKVYVHPPQWYAEHDVDLRLGRTVSAVDPAAHEVTLADGSRLGYAKLLLATGSTPRRLPVPGADLDGVHYLRRLADSERLQEVNRSASRIVVIGAGWIGLETAAAARTAGVEVTVLEAAPLPLLRVLGPEVARIFATLHTDHGVELRGGAQVAEITGTNGAVDGVRLADGSLIGADAVIVGIGITPNTELAAAAGLKVDNGIVVDERLRSSHPDIFAAGDVANAYHPLLGRHLRVEHWANALHQPKTAAKAMLDQDVRYDRLPYFFTDQYDLGMEYTGYVEPEGYDRVVFRGDTDAREFIAFWLSGGRVLAGMNVNVWDVVEPIRALVTSGQAVDPERLADPDVPLPELLP; encoded by the coding sequence ATGGACCGGAACACGGCATTCTTGATCGCGGGAGCGGGGCTGGCCGGAGCCAAGGCCGCGGAGACGCTGCGCGCGGAGGGCTTCGACGGCCCGCTCGTGCTGCTGGGCGACGAGCACGAGCGGCCGTATGAGCGGCCGCCGCTGTCCAAGGGCTATCTCCTGGGCACCTCCGAGAAAGAGAAGGTCTATGTCCATCCGCCCCAGTGGTACGCGGAGCACGATGTCGACCTGCGCCTGGGCCGGACCGTCAGCGCCGTCGACCCGGCCGCCCATGAGGTGACCCTGGCGGACGGCAGCCGGCTCGGTTACGCCAAGCTGCTGCTGGCCACCGGCTCCACCCCGCGCCGGCTGCCGGTGCCCGGTGCGGACCTCGACGGGGTCCACTACCTGCGGCGGCTGGCGGACAGCGAGCGTCTCCAGGAGGTCAACCGGTCCGCGTCCCGGATCGTGGTGATCGGCGCCGGCTGGATCGGTCTGGAGACCGCCGCCGCGGCGCGCACGGCCGGTGTCGAGGTGACCGTGCTGGAGGCCGCGCCGCTGCCGCTGCTGCGGGTCCTCGGTCCCGAAGTGGCCCGGATCTTCGCCACGCTGCACACCGATCACGGGGTCGAGCTGCGCGGCGGCGCCCAGGTCGCGGAGATCACCGGCACGAACGGCGCGGTGGACGGGGTGCGGCTGGCCGACGGCAGTCTGATCGGGGCCGACGCGGTCATCGTCGGCATCGGGATCACCCCCAACACCGAACTGGCCGCCGCGGCCGGGCTCAAGGTCGACAACGGCATCGTCGTGGACGAGCGGCTGCGCTCCTCCCACCCCGACATCTTCGCCGCCGGCGATGTCGCCAACGCCTACCACCCGCTGCTGGGCCGGCATCTGCGCGTCGAACACTGGGCCAACGCCCTCCACCAGCCGAAGACCGCCGCCAAGGCCATGCTGGACCAGGACGTCCGCTACGACCGGCTGCCGTACTTCTTCACCGACCAGTACGACCTGGGCATGGAGTACACCGGATACGTCGAGCCGGAGGGCTACGACCGGGTCGTCTTCCGCGGGGACACCGACGCCCGTGAGTTCATCGCCTTCTGGCTCTCCGGGGGACGGGTGCTGGCCGGGATGAATGTGAATGTCTGGGACGTCGTCGAGCCGATCCGGGCGCTGGTGACGAGCGGGCAGGCCGTGGACCCCGAGCGGCTGGCCGATCCGGACGTGCCGCTGCCGGAACTGCTGCCCTGA
- a CDS encoding ATP-grasp domain-containing protein has translation MRMYLLALNPTDSVTEGFLPAAARLGLDVTILTDQPGAHRRTSPGIEVLECDVHDFRAVITRIATHHPAAAVFTNSDHLQTQTALAAEYFGLPGKDWRAALRAKNKAEMRRHLAAAGADTVRSAELAPGQDPAALTAAALPYPCVVKPREGVASEDVMLAAGPEELVARAKEIQARRPQAALVAEEFLAGELYTLETLGDGRRRHVLGGFHTTVSAPPAFIEERHDFVAVHPEPVVTQVLAQLDALGVGFGACHTEFVVHEGRARLIEVNYRVIGDQCDLLLAQVLGIELFEHILRTHLGEPLPADLGARQDGAGRVEYALADRAGTLTAAPAAMDREEDGVRLRYRPLRDTGTEHPLYRTNRDYLGVLRATGTDRTALDRAADGFFATERWEITS, from the coding sequence ATGCGGATGTACCTGCTCGCCCTCAACCCCACCGACTCCGTCACCGAGGGATTTCTCCCCGCCGCCGCCCGCCTCGGTCTCGATGTCACGATCCTGACGGACCAGCCCGGAGCGCACCGCCGCACCTCCCCCGGCATCGAGGTCCTGGAGTGCGACGTCCATGACTTCCGCGCCGTCATCACCCGAATAGCCACCCACCACCCGGCTGCCGCGGTCTTCACCAACAGCGACCATCTGCAGACCCAGACGGCGCTGGCCGCCGAGTACTTCGGGCTGCCCGGCAAGGACTGGCGGGCCGCGCTGCGCGCCAAGAACAAGGCCGAGATGCGCCGCCATCTGGCCGCGGCGGGCGCCGACACCGTACGGTCCGCGGAGCTCGCACCCGGTCAGGACCCGGCCGCGCTGACCGCCGCCGCGCTGCCCTACCCCTGCGTGGTCAAACCCCGTGAGGGCGTGGCCAGCGAGGATGTGATGCTGGCCGCCGGTCCGGAGGAACTGGTGGCGCGGGCCAAGGAGATCCAGGCGCGGCGCCCGCAGGCGGCCCTGGTCGCCGAGGAGTTCCTGGCCGGTGAGCTGTACACGCTGGAGACCCTGGGCGACGGCCGGCGGCGCCATGTGCTGGGCGGCTTCCACACCACGGTCTCCGCACCGCCCGCCTTCATCGAGGAGCGGCACGACTTCGTCGCCGTCCACCCGGAGCCCGTCGTCACCCAGGTGCTGGCCCAACTCGACGCGCTGGGCGTCGGGTTCGGCGCCTGTCACACCGAGTTCGTGGTGCACGAGGGCCGGGCGCGGCTCATCGAGGTGAACTACCGCGTCATCGGCGACCAGTGCGATCTGCTGCTCGCGCAGGTCCTGGGCATCGAGCTGTTCGAGCACATTCTCCGTACGCATCTGGGCGAGCCGCTGCCCGCCGATCTCGGTGCGCGGCAGGACGGCGCGGGCCGGGTCGAATACGCCCTCGCCGACCGGGCCGGGACGCTCACCGCCGCACCGGCCGCCATGGACCGCGAGGAGGACGGCGTACGGCTGCGCTACCGGCCGCTGCGGGACACCGGCACCGAGCACCCGCTGTACCGCACCAACCGTGACTACCTGGGCGTGCTGCGGGCCACCGGCACCGACCGGACGGCCCTGGACCGGGCCGCGGACGGCTTCTTCGCCACCGAGCGCTGGGAGATCACCTCGTGA
- a CDS encoding type III PLP-dependent enzyme — MTTPGLAPTPAVRDRAQGLAPEELPAYLYDLTALRTHTAEVRAALPERVELYYAAKANPEPEILGALRPYVDGYEVSSGGELAHVAKAVPGAPLAFGGPGKTPAEIAQALETGVERFHVESVYEIHMLASLAARLAPERRIAVLARFNLPVDDGSLDGSSLAMGGRPAPFGLDPEQAGEVVALLTDGSYPHLELRGVHAHLASGLEAPEQLAVAESIVTWAAALAARHRVPLSEVTIGGGMAVDYAAPERRFDWTAYGAGLDRLAAAHPGLTLRIEPGRALTAYCGWYATEVLDVKHSHGEEFAVVRGGTHHLRTPATKGHDQPCTVLPSDAPWPHPWPRSAAEGGLVTVTGQLCTPKDVLARQVPAPGLRAGDRVVFGVAGAYAWNISHHDFLMHPRPGFHFLGAEEPGAQEPGAAEGA; from the coding sequence ATGACCACCCCCGGCCTCGCCCCCACCCCCGCGGTCCGCGACCGCGCCCAGGGCCTCGCGCCCGAGGAACTGCCCGCCTACCTCTACGACCTGACGGCGCTGCGCACGCACACGGCCGAGGTCCGGGCCGCCCTGCCCGAGCGCGTCGAGCTGTACTACGCGGCCAAGGCCAACCCGGAGCCGGAGATCCTGGGCGCGCTGCGCCCGTACGTCGACGGCTACGAGGTCTCCTCGGGCGGCGAACTGGCGCATGTCGCCAAGGCCGTACCCGGCGCCCCGCTCGCCTTCGGCGGACCGGGCAAGACGCCCGCGGAGATCGCCCAGGCGCTGGAGACCGGCGTGGAGCGCTTCCACGTGGAGAGCGTGTACGAGATCCATATGCTCGCGAGCCTGGCCGCGCGGCTCGCCCCGGAACGCCGGATCGCGGTGCTGGCCCGCTTCAACCTGCCGGTCGACGACGGCTCCCTGGACGGCAGTTCGCTGGCCATGGGCGGCCGCCCGGCCCCCTTCGGACTGGACCCCGAGCAGGCCGGTGAGGTCGTCGCGCTGCTCACCGACGGCAGCTATCCGCACCTCGAACTCCGCGGCGTTCACGCCCACTTGGCGAGCGGCCTGGAGGCGCCGGAGCAGCTGGCCGTGGCGGAGTCGATCGTGACCTGGGCCGCCGCGCTGGCCGCCCGGCACCGGGTGCCGCTGTCCGAGGTGACCATCGGCGGCGGCATGGCGGTCGACTACGCCGCGCCGGAGCGCCGTTTCGACTGGACCGCGTACGGCGCCGGCCTGGACCGGCTCGCCGCGGCGCACCCCGGTCTCACCCTGCGGATCGAGCCGGGGCGGGCGCTGACCGCGTACTGCGGCTGGTACGCCACCGAGGTGCTGGATGTGAAGCACAGCCACGGCGAGGAGTTCGCGGTGGTGCGCGGGGGCACCCACCATCTGCGGACCCCGGCGACCAAGGGCCACGACCAGCCCTGCACGGTGCTGCCGTCCGACGCGCCCTGGCCGCACCCCTGGCCGCGGTCGGCGGCGGAGGGCGGCCTGGTCACCGTCACCGGGCAGCTGTGCACCCCGAAGGACGTGCTGGCCCGCCAGGTCCCGGCGCCGGGGCTGCGGGCCGGTGACCGGGTGGTGTTCGGGGTCGCCGGGGCGTACGCCTGGAACATCTCGCACCATGACTTCCTGATGCATCCGCGCCCCGGCTTCCACTTCCTGGGCGCCGAGGAGCCCGGTGCCCAGGAGCCCGGCGCGGCAGAGGGGGCCTGA
- a CDS encoding ABC transporter substrate-binding protein, with amino-acid sequence MFSRSALRARRLPAALLATALGTAGLTACGGGSSSDDDAAKGGAGFPRTVKSVLGGDVKIPAKPKRVVVLDTGELDDVATLGIKPVGAVSPHMKSEGGFPSYLKGEIDGVKDVGPLLEPNLEKIAMLKPDLILSSKVRHEKIYDKLNAIAPTVFTETTGGPWKANLKVHAKALGLEKEADQKLKAYESRAKALGEAIKKKNHVKMPTASVVRFVAGPTRLYQKSSYSGVVLNDIGLARPKSQSSTDPVKTMLDVSPEQIDKADADMVFVTVADEPDKTQQKDVTSNPVWKDLRAVKDHKVFNVPDETWMSGIGIQAAEHMLADVAKAAGVPLPKG; translated from the coding sequence ATGTTCAGCAGATCCGCTCTCCGCGCCCGGCGTCTGCCGGCCGCGCTGCTCGCCACCGCCCTGGGTACCGCCGGTCTCACCGCGTGTGGCGGTGGCTCCTCCTCCGACGACGACGCGGCGAAGGGCGGCGCCGGTTTCCCGCGCACCGTCAAGAGCGTCCTCGGCGGCGACGTGAAGATCCCCGCCAAGCCGAAGCGGGTGGTCGTCCTGGACACCGGTGAGCTCGACGATGTCGCCACGCTCGGCATCAAGCCGGTCGGCGCGGTCTCCCCGCACATGAAGTCCGAGGGCGGCTTCCCCTCGTACCTCAAGGGTGAGATCGACGGCGTCAAGGACGTCGGTCCGCTGCTGGAGCCGAACCTTGAGAAGATCGCGATGCTCAAGCCCGATCTGATCCTGTCCTCCAAGGTCCGGCACGAGAAGATCTACGACAAGCTCAACGCCATCGCGCCGACCGTCTTCACCGAGACCACCGGCGGTCCCTGGAAGGCCAATCTGAAGGTCCACGCCAAGGCGCTGGGTCTGGAGAAGGAAGCCGACCAGAAGCTCAAGGCGTACGAGAGCCGGGCCAAGGCGCTGGGCGAGGCCATCAAGAAGAAGAACCACGTCAAGATGCCCACGGCCTCCGTGGTCCGCTTCGTCGCCGGTCCGACCCGCCTCTACCAGAAGTCGTCCTACAGCGGCGTGGTCCTGAACGACATCGGCCTGGCCCGGCCGAAGTCGCAGAGCTCCACCGACCCGGTCAAGACGATGCTCGACGTCAGCCCGGAGCAGATCGACAAGGCCGACGCCGACATGGTGTTCGTGACCGTCGCGGACGAGCCGGACAAGACGCAGCAGAAGGACGTCACGTCCAACCCGGTCTGGAAGGACCTGCGGGCCGTCAAGGACCACAAGGTCTTCAACGTGCCGGACGAGACCTGGATGTCCGGTATCGGCATCCAGGCCGCCGAGCACATGCTCGCCGATGTGGCGAAGGCCGCCGGCGTGCCGCTGCCGAAGGGCTGA
- a CDS encoding HpcH/HpaI aldolase family protein has translation MLRPNEVRRKLGAGEEVYGLFSTLPEPTMVEMIGCAGYDFVILDTEHTLVDPQRLENLIRAAETSGLTPFVRVPEADPGAVLRALDAGAMGIVVPHVRGRADIDATIRAARYAPEGMRSLNGGRGPGFGRIDPAEYLRRANAEIMVIALLEDAEGIEAIDEILAPGGVDLVLPGPGDLSQSYGVPWQVRHPRVQEAVRTLRAACARHTVPFCAMSTTPERRAEWRADGVTAFVVGEDRDLTARALRGHLARTAGRE, from the coding sequence ATGCTGCGGCCCAACGAGGTCCGGCGGAAGCTCGGCGCGGGCGAGGAGGTCTACGGGCTGTTCAGCACGCTGCCCGAGCCCACGATGGTGGAGATGATCGGCTGTGCCGGGTATGACTTCGTCATCCTGGACACCGAGCACACGCTCGTCGACCCGCAGCGACTGGAGAATCTGATCCGGGCCGCCGAGACGAGCGGGCTCACCCCGTTCGTCCGGGTCCCCGAGGCCGACCCCGGCGCGGTGCTGCGCGCCCTGGACGCCGGGGCGATGGGCATCGTCGTCCCGCACGTCCGCGGGCGCGCGGACATCGATGCCACGATCCGGGCGGCCCGTTACGCCCCCGAGGGGATGCGGTCCCTCAACGGGGGCCGCGGCCCCGGCTTCGGCCGGATAGACCCGGCCGAGTACCTGCGCCGGGCCAACGCGGAGATCATGGTCATCGCGCTGCTGGAGGACGCCGAGGGCATCGAGGCCATCGATGAGATCCTCGCCCCCGGCGGTGTCGATCTCGTACTGCCGGGACCCGGCGATCTCTCGCAGTCCTACGGGGTGCCCTGGCAGGTCCGCCACCCCCGCGTCCAGGAGGCGGTCCGCACCCTCCGCGCGGCCTGCGCCCGGCACACCGTCCCCTTCTGCGCCATGTCCACGACGCCGGAGCGCCGCGCGGAGTGGCGCGCCGACGGTGTCACGGCGTTCGTCGTGGGCGAGGACCGTGATCTGACGGCACGTGCGCTGCGCGGGCATCTGGCGCGGACCGCCGGGCGGGAGTGA